One window from the genome of Pseudomonadota bacterium encodes:
- a CDS encoding sigma 54-interacting transcriptional regulator — MPDNKPSREIKELSLLFEISTKLSETLDLKAVLKPILQMTAMHMEIPRGTLTILNRNRGEIVVEEAYGLRPEEQAKGKYRMGEGITGKVINSGQPVIIPRVSDEPLFLDKTGSRRNLNKSDIAFICVPIKIGSEVIGAISADRQSQETVSFEEDVKLLTIIASSISQAVRLRQLAQEELEKVKEENQRLQDALKNRYRPKAIVGNSKVMQDVYQLIEKVSRTNTTVLILGESGVGKERVAHAIHYGSARANRPFIKINCAALPESLIESELFGHEKGAFTGAATSRRGRFEVADKGTIFLDEIGDIPLTLQTKLLRVLQEKEYERIGGDTTIKIDVRIITATNRDLEALMQQGKFREDLFYRLNVFPIVVPPLREHKTDIMLLADYFIEKYSKEHDKKIVSISTSATDMLMNYHWPGNVRELENCIERAIILCTDGVIQSYHLPPNLQKSDIGELEGTNGTFREIIVNMEREIILDELKRSRGNMAKAARVLGITERMIGIRVAKYGIDPTQFK; from the coding sequence ATGCCTGATAATAAACCATCGCGCGAGATAAAAGAACTCTCTTTGCTGTTTGAAATAAGTACAAAGCTGAGTGAGACTCTTGATCTTAAAGCTGTACTGAAGCCAATTCTTCAGATGACGGCAATGCATATGGAAATTCCAAGGGGCACACTGACTATCTTGAACAGAAATAGGGGTGAGATCGTCGTTGAAGAGGCATATGGCCTCCGGCCCGAAGAACAAGCAAAGGGTAAATACCGCATGGGCGAGGGAATCACCGGTAAAGTGATTAACTCAGGACAGCCTGTCATTATCCCCAGGGTTTCTGATGAACCTTTGTTTCTTGATAAAACCGGGTCGAGAAGAAACCTTAACAAAAGCGATATTGCTTTTATCTGTGTACCCATAAAAATAGGCAGCGAGGTAATAGGCGCAATTTCTGCTGATCGCCAGTCTCAAGAGACAGTTTCTTTCGAAGAAGATGTTAAACTCTTAACCATTATTGCATCGAGCATCTCACAGGCAGTGCGCCTTCGGCAACTGGCACAGGAAGAACTGGAGAAGGTAAAGGAGGAGAACCAGCGTCTTCAGGATGCCTTAAAAAACAGATATAGGCCAAAAGCGATCGTCGGCAACTCTAAAGTTATGCAAGATGTCTACCAACTTATTGAAAAGGTAAGCAGGACAAACACGACAGTTCTTATTCTTGGCGAGAGCGGGGTTGGCAAGGAACGGGTAGCACACGCAATCCATTACGGTTCAGCACGTGCCAATAGACCATTTATAAAAATAAATTGCGCAGCTCTCCCGGAATCGCTTATTGAAAGCGAACTTTTCGGACATGAAAAAGGGGCATTTACCGGTGCTGCAACATCCCGCAGGGGACGTTTTGAGGTGGCTGACAAAGGAACTATTTTCCTTGATGAGATAGGGGATATTCCCCTGACTCTTCAGACAAAATTGCTGCGGGTGCTTCAGGAAAAGGAGTATGAGCGAATAGGCGGAGATACCACCATTAAAATAGATGTAAGGATTATTACTGCAACAAACAGAGACCTCGAAGCTCTTATGCAGCAAGGAAAATTCAGAGAAGATTTATTCTATCGGCTTAATGTTTTTCCAATTGTTGTCCCGCCCCTTCGGGAACACAAGACAGATATCATGCTTCTTGCCGATTATTTTATTGAAAAGTATAGCAAGGAGCATGATAAAAAAATAGTAAGCATATCAACCTCTGCAACGGACATGCTTATGAATTATCACTGGCCGGGGAATGTGCGGGAACTCGAAAACTGCATAGAACGGGCAATTATTCTCTGCACTGACGGGGTTATCCAGAGCTATCATCTTCCGCCGAATCTTCAGAAAAGCGATATTGGTGAACTTGAAGGAACAAACGGTACCTTCAGGGAGATTATTGTCAATATGGAACGGGAGATTATTCTTGATGAGCTGAAACGATCACGGGGAAATATGGCCAAAGCAGCACGGGTTCTTGGAATCACTGAGAGAATGATCGGGATACGGGTGGCAAAATACGGGATAGATCCAACACAGTTTAAGTAG